Proteins found in one Fusarium oxysporum Fo47 chromosome V, complete sequence genomic segment:
- a CDS encoding Hydantoinase B/oxoprolinase-domain-containing protein has protein sequence MTATSQRGIRIAIDRGGTFTDCVGESNGKEIIIKLLSEDPANYKDAPLEGIRRIMSHFLGRDIPRGEALDTSQIDSIRMGTTVATNALLERKGEKIAMVVTKGFKDCLTIGNQSRPKIFDLAIRKPDVLYEQVIEIDERVTLEDYAEDPERTQTEAEAQVGTKEAEGKTLVRGLSGETVRILKKAEPEDIRSKLQSVYDQGIRSIAVCLMHGYTYPDHEALIGRIAKDIGFQHISLSHELMPMIKLVSRATSVCADAYLTPAIRKYIDGFQAGFEGGLGTRSVKEEKGAKGARCEFMQSDGGLVDVEKFTGLKAILSGPAGGVVGYAITSYDEETKTPVIGFDMGGTSTDVSRYGEGRYEHVFETTTAGVTIQSPQLDINTVAAGGGSRLFFRNGLFVVGPESAGAHPGPACYRKGGPATVTDANLVLGRLLPEFFPKIFGENEDQGLDIEASRKVLQELADQVNQENNKNLTVDEVAYGFLTVANETMTRPIRSITEAKGHDSSKHRLATFGGAGGQHAVAIAESLGIQQILVHRYSSVLSAYGMALADVVDERQEPDSLVWKDDDKTVNELKKKMEKLKDQSRNSLKDQGFQEDEIAFEEYLNMRYRGTESALMIVRPTPEEAKVHFDGKEWDFGQAFVKQHRYEFGFTLDERDIIVDDVRVRGIGKSFRHQDDTVDKQLKELKQQKVSDKKKLDSQQVYFEGGRKKTPIFKLEDLDTGDSIPGPAMLADGTQTIVVTPKATAIILKTHVVINLEKEGAKYESAKSSEDREVDPIMLSIFGHRFMAIAEQMGRALQKTSVSTNVKERLDFSCAIFDATGGLVANAPHLPVHLGSMSTCVRRQAEIWKGRLEKGDVIISNHPSYGGTHLPDVTLLMPAFDEKGENILFYAASRAHHADIGGISAGSMPPHSRELYQEGASIRSEKLVSGGKFNEKRVVELFYEEPAKYPGCSGTRCLADNINDLRAQVSANQKGISLIETLIAEYGEETVQFYMVHIQNNAEQCVRRLLKDVYKRFEGRDLSAVDFMDDGSPIRLKIRIDPEKGEAEFDFSGTGPEVYGNINAPQAITFSAIIYCLRCLISEDIPLNQGCLKPIHVKIPPKSILSPSPGAAVVGGNVLTSQRITDVIFKAFQACAASQGCCNNLTFGFGGNQDGTEAVKGFGYYETIAGGSGAGSDWEGTSGVHCHMTNTRITDSEIFERRYPVLLHEFSIRSGSGGRGQHRGGDGVIRDIEFRIPLQVSILSERRVYRPYGLNGGGDGECGLNLWVRNVEKANWETSLKQFHTKEDAGEVEYEERRINMGAKNTAAMKAGDRIIVCTPGGGAWGAEGSESVARRKIDHTEGWRKGSGNTRDETALQA, from the exons ATGACAGCAACATCACAGCGCGGTATTAGAATTGCTATTGATAGAGGTGGCACTTTCACCGACTGTGTAGGGGAGAGCAATGGAAAGGAGATTATCATCAAGCTTCTATCCGAAGACCCGGCCAACTATAAAGATGCCCCGCTTGAGGGTATTCGGCGCATCATGAGCCACTTTCTCGGCAGAGATATTCCTCGAGGTGAAGCTTTGGACACTTCTCAGATTGATTCGATTCGGATGGGAACAACTGTAGCCACAAACGCCTTGCTCGAGAGAAAGGGAGAAAAAATTGCTATGGTCGTTACCAAGGGTTTCAAGGACTGCCTGACCATCGGAAATCAGTCGAGGCCCAAAATCTTTGACCTTGCAATTCGGAAGCCCGACGTGTTATACGAGCAAGTTATTGAGATTGACGAGCGGGTTACACTCGAAGATTACGCTGAGGATCCCGAAAGAACGCAAACGGAAGCAGAGGCTCAAGTTGGTACTAAAGAAGCCGAAGGCAAGACTCTTGTTCGAGGTTTGTCTGGCGAAACAGTCAGAATTCTCAAAAAAGCCGAACCAGAAGACATTCGATCAAAGCTCCAAAGTGTCTACGATCAAGGCATTCGCAGCATCGCTGTTTGTCTGATGCACGGCTACACCTATCCTGACCATGAAGCTCTGATTGGGCGGATAGCTAAGGATATCGGCTTCCAACATATATCACTAAGCCACGAGCTCATGCCCATGATAAAACTGGTTTCACGAGCTACATCTGTTTGTGCTGATGCTTATCTCACACCGGCTATTCGCAAGTACATTGATGGCTTCCAGGCTGGGTTCGAAGGCGGCCTTGGAACTCGTAGcgtgaaggaggagaagggtgCTAAGGGAGCGAGATGCGAGTTTATGCAGAGTGATGGTGGCCTTGTCGATGTGGAAAAGTTCACTGGACTCAAGGCAATTCTATCAGGCCCTGCAGGAGGTGTCGTGGGATACGCTATCACTTCGTATGATGAAGAAACAAAGACACCGGTCATCGGCTTCGATATG GGTGGCACAAGCACCGATGTTTCAAGATATGGCGAAGGCCGTTACGAACATGTGTTCGAGACAACAACTGCTGGCGTTACAATCCAGTCGCCACAACTGGACATCAATACGGTTGCTGCCGGTGGCGGCTCTCGCCTCTTTTTCAGGAATGGACTTTTCGTTGTTGGACCTGAGTCCGCAGGCGCTCACCCAGGTCCTGCGTGCTACCGTAAAGGAGGTCCAGCCACCGTCACAGACGCAAATTTGGTACTTGGCCGCCTACTTCCTGAATTCTTTCCTAAGATTTTTGGAGAGAATGAGGACCAGGGGTTGGATATCGAGGCTAGCCgaaaagttcttcaggagctCGCAGATCAAGTGAACCAGGAGAATAACAAAAACCTGACGGTAGACGAAGTTGCATATGGATTCTTGACCGTAGCTAATGAGACAATGACTCGCCCCATCCGGTCGATTACCGAAGCCAAGGGACACGATTCTTCAAAACATCGACTTGCAACatttggtggtgctggtggtcaGCACGCTGTCGCCATTGCGGAGTCTCTGGGCATTCAACAAATTCTGGTTCATCGATATTCTTCAGTTCTTTCCGCATACGGCATGGCTTTAGCAGATGTCGTTGACGAACGACAAGAGCCCGATTCCTTGGTATGGAAGGACGATGACAAAACAGTTAATgaactgaagaagaaaatggagaagctcaaggaccAGTCACGAAACTCCCTAAAAGATCAAGGCTTccaagaagatgaaattGCTTTTGAAGAATACCTCAACATGAGATACCGCGGTACTGAGTCAGCTCTCATGATTGTCAGACCGACACCTGAGGAGGCCAAGGTGCATTTCGATGGGAAAGAATGGGATTTTGGCCAAGCTTTCGTGAAGCAGCACCGCTATGAATTTGGTTTCACGCTTGACGAGCGAGACAtcatcgttgatgatgtccGTGTTCGTGGTATCGGCAAGAGTTTCCGACACCAAGATGATACAGTTGACAAGCAACTCAAGGAACTAAAGCAGCAGAAGGTTtccgacaagaagaagcttgacaGCCAACAGGTATACTTTGAGGGTGGCAGGAAAAAAACTCCTATAttcaagcttgaagatctAGATACTGGCGATTCGATCCCTGGACCAGCCATGCTTGCCGACGGTACTCAAACCATCGTTGTAACACCAAAGGCAACTGCGATTATTCTCAAGACTCATGTAGTCATTAATCTGGAGAAGGAGGGAGCAAAGTACGA GTCTGCCAAGTCATCTGAGGATCGCGAGGTTGATCCTATCATGCTCAGTATTTTTGGTCATCGATTTATGGCAATCGCTGAGCAGATGGGGCGTGCCTTACAAAAGACTAGTGTTAGCACAAATGTCAAAGAGAGACTTGACTTTTCGTGTGCCATTTTCGATGCCACAGGCGGCCTTGTAGCCAACGCTCCTCATCTACCTGTCCATCTTGGTTCAATGTCTACTTGTGTACGACGCCAGGCTGAGATTTGGAAAGGAAGACTGGAGAAGGGCGATGTCATAATCTCTAACCACCCTTCATATGGAGGAACTCATCTTCCGGATGTGACCTTATTGATGCCAGCgtttgatgagaagggagaAAACATCCTCTTCTACGCTGCGTCTCGAGCTCACCATGCTGATATTGGTGGTATTAGCGCCGGAAGTATGCCACCTCACTCCCGAGAGCTCTATCAAGAGGGTGCCTCTATCAGAAGTGAGAAGCTTGTGAGTGGTGGCAAGTTCAATGAGAAACGTGTTGTCGAGTTGTTCTACGAAGAACCTGCCAAGTATCCAGGCTGCAGTGGAACCCGTTGTCTGGCTGACAACATCAACGACTTGAGAGCTCAAGTCTCGGCTAATCAAAAGGGAATCTCACTCATTGAGACTCTGATCGCAGAGTATGGCGAGGAGACAGTGCAGTTCTATATGGTCCATATCCAGAATAATGCCGAGCAGTGTGTGCGCCGACTACTCAAAGATGTTTACAAGCGATTTGAAGGCAGGGACCTCTCGGCAGTTGACTTTATGGACGACGGTTCTCCCATTCGATTGAAAATTCGCATTGACCCAGAAAAGGGTGAAGCGGAATTTGATTTCTCGGGTACTGGCCCCGAAGTCTACGGAAATATCAACGCCCCCCAGGCCATTACGTTCAGTGCTATTATTTACTGTTTGAGATGCCTGATTTCCGAAGACATCCCACTTAACCAAGGATGCTTGAAGCCGATTCATGTCAAGATCCCTCCCAAGTCCATTCTGTCGCCGTCGCCAGGGGCTGCAGTTGTGGGAGGCAATGTCCTTACCAGTCAACGCATCACAGATGTTATTTTCAAAGCATTCCAGGCTTGTGCTGCCAGTCAGGGATGCTGTAATAACTTGACTTTTGGATTTGGCGGGAATCAAGACGGCACCGAAGCTGTCAAGGGTTTCGGATACTACGAGACGATTGCTGGCGGAAGTGGTGCGGGTTCTGACTGGGAGGGAACCAGTGGTGTTCACTGTCATATGACAAACACTCGAATCACAGATTCAGAGATTTTTGAACGTCGTTATCCTGTACTTCTCCACGAGTTCTCTATTCGGTCCGGTTCAGGAGGGCGAGGCCAACATCGCGGTGGTGACGGCGTCATCCGTGACATTGAGTTCCGGATCCCCCTTCAAGTGTCCATCCTCAGTGAGCGTCGCGTCTATCGCCCGTATGGGCTGAATGGTGGCGGCGACGGAGAATGTGGTCTGAACCTGTGGGTGCGCAACGTTGAAAAGGCCAACTGGGAGACTTCTCTGAAACAGTTTCACACAAAGGAAGATGCAGGGGAGGTTGAATACGAGGAGCGACGTATCAACATGGGGGCTAAAAACACAGCTGCTATGAAGGCTGGGGATCGTATCATTGTCTGCACACCTGGAGGAGGTGCATGGGGAGCTGAGGGGTCAGAGAGTGTAGCTAGAAGGAAGATTGACCATACTGAGGGCTGGAGGAAGGGTAGTGGTAACACAAGGGATGAGACTGCACTCCAGGCTTAG
- a CDS encoding DNA glycosylase, which produces MRSSRISRDASKLFDRTAEPISPPRRLTRSALAKFAFTSTEESKPTLADIEDSGGPARKRRRVVVTKTEISTSAQAVKPEVVDEALDDIPSPPAKARRVRKPARKAFDATTGETKTEPPSDWEAVYDTVRKMRAPGGRAYGAAVDTMGCERLADRNASPKDQRFHTLVALMLSSQTKDTVNAVVMKKMQTELPPFEPGAPPGLNLNNILAIDPKLLNEFIWAVGFHNNKTKFVTRSQTAEILRDKWDGDIPNTIEGLVSLPGVGPKMAYLCMSVAWGKHLGIGVDVHVHRITNLWGWHKTKNPEETRTTLQSWLPQDRWHEINHLLVGLGQSVCLPVGRKCGECDLGLEGLCKAADRAKVSAGRQLKAEKIESEAQNDTLVKTEVSQNIVIKEEGVV; this is translated from the exons ATGCGCTCATCACGGATATCAAGAGACGCTTCGAAACTATTCGATCGTACGGCTGAGCCTATTTCACCACCAAGACGATTGACAAGGTCTGCGCTGGCCAAATTCGCCTTTACCTCAACAGAAGAGTCCAAACCCACGCTCGCCGATATCGAAGACAGTGGAGGTCCTGCTCGTAAACGAAGGCGTGTCGTAGTGACCAAGACCGAAATTTCGACATCCGCTCAAGCCGTAAAGCCCGAAGTGGTCGACGAAGCACTCGATGATATTCCATCACCCCCAGCAAAAGCGCGACGGGTTCGTAAGCCCGCTCGCAAAGCCTTCGATGCAACAACTGGCGAAACAAAGACGGAACCTCCCTCAGATTGGGAGGCTGTTTATGATACTGTGAGGAAGATGCGGGCACCAGGCGGGCGAGCTTACGGTGCAGCTGTTGACACTATGGGATGCGAACGTTTAGCGGATCGAAACGCATCACCAAAAGACCAAAGATTCCACACATTGGTGGCGCTCATGCTGTCGAGTCAGACAAAGGACACGGTGAACGCCGTGGTTATGAAGAAGATGCAAACTGAGCTGCCACCTTTCGAACCCGGGGCGCCGCCAGGACTAAACCTAAATAACATACTGGCAATCGACCCTAAGCTTCTGAATGAGTTCATCTGGGCGGTTGGCTTTCACAACAACAAGACAAAGTTTGTCACCCGATCG CAAACAGCTGAGATTCTCCGCGATAAATGGGATGGCGATATCCCCAACACCATCGAGGGCCTCGTATCGCTACCGGGCGTCGGACCCAAGATGGCCTATCTCTGCATGTCCGTAGCATGGGGTAAACATCTGGggattggtgttgatgtgcACGTACATCGTATCACAAATCTTTGGGGTTGGCACAAAACGAAGAACCCAGAGGAGACACGAACAACACTTCAGTCATGGCTCCCGCAAGATCGATGGCATGAGATCAACCATCTTCTGGTGGGGTTGGGACAGTCAGTATGTCTTCCTGTCGGTCGCAAGTGCGGTGAATGTGATCTTGGCCTTGAAGGACTATGCAAAGCTGCCGATCGAGCAAAGGTGTCTGCCGGACGCCAGCTCAAAGCCGAAAAGATAGAATCGGAGGCTCAGAACGATACACTGGTCAAAACGGAGGTTTCACAGAACATTGTAATCAAAGAAGAGGGTGTTGTATGA
- a CDS encoding chaperonin 10-like protein — protein sequence MSTVGKTITCKAAVAWEAGKPLSIEDIEVAPPKANEVRIQIYYTGVCHTDAYTLSGKDPEGAFPIVLGHEGAGIVESVGEGVTNVKPGDHVVALYTPECKECKFCKSGKTNLCGKIRATQGKGLMPDGTSRFKCKGKDLLHFMGTSTFSQYTVVADISVVAIEHDAPMDRTCLLGCGITTGYGAATITANVQEGDNVAVFGAGCVGLSVVQGAAARKAGKIIVVDVNPSKKAWGEKFGATHFVNPTELGDQSIQDKLIEMTDGGCDYTFDCTGNVGVMRAALEACHKGWGESIVIGVAAAGQEISTRPFQLVTGRVWRGCAFGGVKGRSQLNDLVADYKKGDLKVDEFITHRKTLGEINNAFETMKQGDCIRAVVDMQKLEPKI from the exons ATGTCTACCGTGGGCAAG ACCATCACCTGTAAGGCCGCCGTTGCCTGGGAGGCCGGTAAGCCTCTCTCCATTGAGGACATTGAAGTTGCTCCTCCCAAGGCCAACGAGGTCCGTATCCAGATCTACTACACTGGTGTTTGCCACACAG ATGCCTACACTCTCTCCGGTAAGGACCCTGAGGGTGCTTTCCCCATTGTCCTCGGACACGAGGGTGCTGGTATCGTTGAGTCCGTTGGTGAGGGCGTCACCAACGTCAAGCCTGGTGACCACGTCGTTGCCCTTTA CACCCCCGAATGCAAGGAGTGCAAGTTCTGTAAGTCCGGAAAGACCAACCTCTGCGGCAAGATCCGAGCCACTCAGGGTAAGGGTCTGATGCCCGATGGTACCTCTCGATTCAAGtgcaagggcaaggatctGCTTCACTTCATGGGCACCTCCACCTTCTCTCAGTACACCGTCGTCGCCGACATCTCCGTAGTCGCCATTGAGCACGATGCTCCTATGGACCGAACCTGCCTGCTTGGCTGCGGTATTACCACTGGATATGGTGCTGCTACCATCACAGCCAATGTTCAGGAGGGTGATAACGTGGCCGTCTTCGGTGCCGGATGTGTCGGTCTTTCAGTCGTCCAGGGTGCCGCCGCCCGTaaggctggcaagatcattgttgttgatgtcaacCCCTCCAAGAAGGCATGGGGTGAGAAATTCGGTGCTACTCACTTCGTGAACCCCACCGAGCTCGGTGACCAATCCATCCAAGACAAGCTCATTGAGATGACTGATGGTGGTTGTGACTACACCTTCGACTGCACTGGCAACGTTGGTGTCATGCGTGCTGCCCTCGAGGCTTGTCACAAGGGTTGGGGTGAGAGCATTGTCATCGGTGTTGCTGCCGCTGGTCAGGAGATTTCCACTCGAC CATTCCAACTTGTTACCGGCCGAGTGTGGCGAGGATGTGCATTCGGTGGTGTCAAGGGCCGCTCTCAGCTGAACGACCTTGTCGCCGACTACAAGAAGGGTGATCTCAAGGTCGACGAGTTCATCACCCACCGCAAGACTCTCGGCGAGATCAACAACGCCTTCGAGACGATGAAGCAGGGTGACTGTATCCGTGCCGTTGTCGATATGCAAAAGCTTGAGCCTAAGATTTAA